The genomic segment CCAATGTCATCCACTGTAAGAGCCTGCCAGGAGTGGTGACCCGGCACAAGGACATAGACATCCTCATCATCCGGGAAAACACAGAGGGCGAGTACAGCAGCCTGGAGCATGAGGTGGGCAAGGCCTGGGTTACCCTCTCGAGTCATGGGGGCTGGGGATGAGCATGGCCATGGTCCATGTTGAGGGGAGACTTAAACAACCAGAAACAGGCATACCCTCAAAGCGTCGGGGCCTGTGCTTAAGGGAGAAGCCAGAATACTGAGAGACAAGGCTGCTTCCCACTGTGCCCTTATTGCACCAGCCCACTTGGCCAGCTCAGCTCTCCTATGGGCTCCCTGAGGCAGGCCCCAATAGGACACAGGTCCCTTCTCCCCTGTCCCCTTCTCAGAGTGTGGCAGGAGTAGTGGAGAGCCTGAAGATCATCACCAAAGCCAAGTCCCTGCGCATTGCTGAGTACGCCTTCAAGCTGGCCCAGGAGAGTGGGCGCAAGAAAGTGACGGCTGTGCACAAGGCCAACATCATGTATGTCCGTCCTGTCCTGCCCCCTTTGTAAGCAGCCCTGAAGCAGCTACAGCAGCACACTTGGGCCTGCTCTCGGGGCCTTAGCATCCAAGACCTTGGCCACCTACCAGGGGGGCCACACCACACCCAGGTGTGTGCCCTATTGCCCCAAGACCTTGCCACAGCCCACACTTAGGGAAGGTGGAACAGGATTATGCCCCTGCTGCAGGCGAGGAGCAGGTTAGAAATTAGACCTCAGTCTGCCATGGCCCTCTGCACACTCTGGCCCTCTGGCTGATTGTTGTAATGGACCAAGCTAGTGTCCTGTTCCTTCCGCCTTCCAGGAAACTGGGTGACGGGCTCTTCCTCCAGTGTTGCAGGGAGGTGGCAGCCCGCTACCCCCAGATCACCTTCGAGAACATGATTGTGGACAACACCACCATGCAGGTAGGTAGCCTACACAGCTCTGTCACTTCCTGCCCTGGGTGTCCTGGGCTTCTTGTACTCGTGCTCCTAAATCTGTTCCTTAGCCCCTTCCTTGCCCCACAGCTGGTATCCCGGCCCCAGCAGTTCGATGTCATGGTGATGCCCAATCTCTACGGCAACATTGTCAACAACGTCTGTGCAGGGCTGGTCGGGGGCCCAGGCCTGGTGGCTGGGGCCAACTACGGCCACGTGTACGCGGTGTTTGAGACGGTGAGTGCTGCCAAAAGTGCCAAGGGTCAGATGCAGCCCCACGGTCTTTTCCTTACAGCCTTGTTGTGGTATGATTCCCACAGCATGCTGTTTGACCATTacaagtgcacaattcagtggtttttagaatGTCCAGAGTcgggcaaccatcaccactatctcattctagaatgttttcatcaccccagaaggaAACCCTGTCCCCATTGGCAgactctccccttccctccccagcacccACTCATCTGCTTCCTATCTCTGGATGCTTCACGTGAGTAGAATCATCTGCTCCATGTTGTTATGTTCTCCACCCACTCTCCTCCATCTTGCCTCTTTCAGGCTACAAGGAACACAGGCAAGAGTATCGCCAATAAGAACATTGCCAACCCCACAGCTACTCTGCTGGCGAGTTGCATGATGCTAGACCACCTCAAGTAAGTGGCTTCCCAATGCCTGGCCATGACCTGCTGGTCAGCCTCTAAGCCCTGAGGACCGAAGCTGGCTCTCCCCTATTCTAGGCTCCACTCCTACGCCACCTCCATCCGCAAGGCTGTCTTGGCGTCCATGGACAATGAAAACGTGAGGTTCCTCTtgttccctcccctgccccttagCCTCCCTCCTCTAATCTGCGTTGACTGGGGCCTGGGGCCCCAAAGCAAGGATAGTACCAGATAGGTAGGGTTTCTGGGCCTTAGCTGGTACCACTGCCCTCTTGGTGGCAGTTCCAGCCCCTGCAAGCCATGGAAGACAGTGGGTAGCCATGGGCCACCTGTGGGATGGAGGGTGCTGGCGGGGCTTGGTGTGTGCCCCAGCTAGCCCCTCTCTTACAGATGCACACTCCAGACATCGGGGGCCAAGGCACCACATCTGAAGCCATCCAGGACATCCTACGCCACATCCGTATCATCAATGGCAGGGCCGTGGAGGCCTAGGTTGTCCCTGGGACCATCCTGGCCCACTCCTCAGATCCCCTCCTTACCACAGCACCCTCAGCCAGCTTGGTTGGCAGACCCCAGAATAAACTAGCTTCTGCCCCAGCTTTTGGCCATATGCTTCCCTCACTCTAGGACGCAGCTGTTTCAGTTCACACTTTATTAagaaagagacacacacacttttttcccCATCTGAGGACTCTGTAGGAGGACCATGAGCAGAACACATTCTGAAAGATGGGCCTGGTCCTTAGCCCTGAATCTGTCTGCCCtgccatgggggtgggggcagaggaaaGCTCCCGCAACACAGTGGGAGCTGGCTTGCTTCCCTCAAGGCACTGAAAGCTGGGAGGCAGGGCTTAGGGGTTGAGCCAGGGGTGCTGGAGGCAGTCGGCTGCACTGGCCCGCTTTTCGGGGATGTACTCCATCATGGGCAGCAGGAAGGCGCTGAACTGCATGGCCTGCTCCAGGGGCCACTCGTACTTCTCCATGAGCACCTCGTACAAGCCCCAGTGCTTAAGGTTGTGGATGTGTCGCAGCTCTCCTGAGGGTGGGCCAGATGGGCATCAGGCTCCGTCCCCAGGCCTGCCTGGTACTTAGGCTCTGCCAGGAAGGCCTCTGGTTTCTGGGTTCCCTCTATTTCAGAACACAAgatccctgccccaccctccccacagcCAGGTGGCCTGAGCTTGTGCAGGTACCCACCTCTCCGGTTGAAGAACTCCCGGGAGTAGCGGCCTGAGAGGGCAAAGGCTGGGGGGATGTCTCCCAGAAGCTCCACAATGTGAGCGATGTGGTCTGTGGATAGAGAAGAGGTTGGGGTACAGGTGGGGAGTTGGGAGGCCCCGAGGCTGAGCCCAGGGTCTGCCTGCCCTACCCTCATCGCGACTGTAGTCTTCTCCAGAGTGAGGTTCAAACAGGTAGTCGCCAGTGGCCAGCTCAAAGGCCTGGAAGTGGGGAAGAAGGTGAGGCTGCTGGCAGGAGAGTTAGCGGCCCTGGGTGCGGGGCAGCCAGGTGGGTGTACCATGCATGCCGTGCTCCAGATGTCCGCGGGGGGGCCATACTCAGCTCCAATCAGCACCTCCACGGCCCGGTACTGCCGCGTCTGGATGTCCTCAGTGAAGTGCTTGTGCTGGAGGCAAGGGGAGCCCTGGGAACAGGAGCTGGGGGCCAAGGCTAGCCTGCCCCAATGAACTCCACGCCCACCTCTGGTCCGTGCACCCAAGGAGCTCTGGTGGGACTTGCTCTGGGCTTCAGGGTCCCCACATCTCCCTGGAGGGGGACTGGCCCCTTCCTAGTGGGCCCCTGCCCCTTGCCATGGCCCAGTTCTGCTGACTGGGCAGGACTGATGCTGGCTCATGTCCCCAGATGAACCAGTGGGTCATGTACACCACAGGCCTATAGTGGGGGGCTCCCCAAGTGGGCCTGTGCCTCCACCCTCAGACCAAGGCCCCCAGTGCTGCACTGCAGGGCTCGGTCATACCACCCAGCAGGCATTGCCCAGGTCCGCGATCTTGATCTTGATCTTGTCTGCGTTCTGGGGCTCCAGGGGGTTCACCAGGAGGTTTGAGGCACCAAACCGtgctggggaaggaagagaagggagagagactgaGCTGGTCTGACTCCTCATGGCCCTGCCACCCAGTGCCCGCCACTCAACTTACTGCTGGGTGACAGGAGGCCCCCGATCTCATGCTGAGTGGACGAACCGGAGGAGAGGATGGAACCCGAAGCAAGAGAGAAGAGGGAGCCCGAGAAGCCAGAACTCTGCGAACAGGGGCTGAGGCTGCGGTCGCCCCCTGGGGTCGGGGGGGAGGAAGCTGGGGAGGGGCCTGCCCCGGCCCCCCCGGGGTGGCAGCCTGAAGAGGAGGTAGAGCTGCTGCCCCCCTCTAGTCTTGAGCTGGAGTCTGGGGAGATGGGGTGGAGGTAGCACGTGAGTGGGTACCCTGTGGACCATGCTGTGCTGGGGCCCAGCACCCCTCCGGTGCCTCACCCTCAGCCTGGGCCGCCACCTCCATGGCCTGCCTGTGCAGGTCCCGCAGCCGCTCCTCCAGCAGTCGCTTCTGCAGTTTCTGTTTGCgcctcatcttcttcctcttgtTTTTGGACAGCTTACCCGTCTGCCGTCAAAGCCAGGGTCACCCCAGGGATCCTGGCACCCACCCCCAGTCAGCCTGACAGTAGGAGTCTCCCTGCACACCCCACAAGGGACAAGGCCTCCAGGCGCCAGAGCTCCCATGGATGCCAGAATGTGGCACCACCACCCTCTGGCTTACCCTTGGCACCAGTTCCTTACCCGTCTCCCTGCCTGTCCTACCCCCTAAAGCTCTATAGGAGGGGGGACCTGCTTCCTGGCCCCACCTAAGGTGGCCTGAAGTGACCATTAGGGGAAGACAGTATCCTTCCACTGAAGCAGTTGGGACATGTGACCTACCCTGTGCACCACTCATCTGGGTAGGAGTGCCATGGAGGTGGGGTGGAGCCAGTGTGGCTGAGGGCTGAGCTTGGGGGAATTGGCCCCAGCTCACTCAGATGGGGAGAGGAGGCACGGGCAAAGGGGTATCCCGACTTACCAAGACTTCCTGGGGGGCGGTGCTGactgagggtgcaggtggggcatGGGGAGAAGAGGAACAGAGGTTCAGGCAAGAGCCGAGGCCCAGAGGCCCCTGCCCCATCCTGTACAGGCTCTTAGTACCTATGGAGCGGGATGGGGGCGGTGCCCCTGACTGCTGCCACTCCGCAGCCTCGGCTGCTAGGCGCCTGATGTATGCATCACCCACGCACAGCAGGATGTTCTCAGGCTTGATGTCCGTGTGGATGATCTTGCATTTGGTGTGGAGGTAATCCAGGCCATGCAGCACCTAAGGAGGGACACACCTGAGCACCAGCCCACCTGGGCTGGACTGGGCAGCCCAGTGGGCAGCACTCACCTGCCTCACAATGCTCTTCACACAGGGCACAGGCAGGCCCTGGTAGTTGGACTTGATGATCCACTTAAGCAGCTGGTGGCCCAGGACCTCCAGCACCATGCACACATCTGCAGCCGGGAGTGAAGGTGGCCAGTGGGCACACAGCTGGGGCATAGGCCCCTTCCACCCTCAGTCCCAGGCAGTCCTAGGGGTCACCATTATCCCAGCATTATTTATAGTGTCCCTGTCACTCCAAGGTGTGGCAACATTTTGTGATCATACTTAGAGAGGGAACACTGGAGGGGCAGAGATGGAGGTCTTTCAGGCCTGCCTCACTTCTATGCCCAGTTATGCCAAAGGGCATCTTGGTAGTCCCCCAAAAGGAAGGCACTGCTGCAGAGGCAGCCCCTACCACTTGGGGGTAACTCAGCAACATCTGTGGATCACCAGTAACAACCTGGTCTCCCCGCATGTAGGCACAATTATCCAAAGGGGTGGGGTTATTTTATAGACTAGTGTCACTGGGAGGTGTAAAGCCCCATCGTGCAGATCAGCAAACTGAAGTTCAAGTAGCTGGGAAGGCATTAGCTGGTCCCTTTGCTGCCACACTGCTCATCTGGCAAAGGATACGGACTCCATTAACGCCTGAGATCCTGAAGTCATCAATGAGCTGGACAATGGTCTCTCTTTTGGGATCACTAGGGTCGCTGTCCCGGACCTGAAGCAAAAGCCAAGGGACCACAGGTGGTTCCAACCTGCTCCTCACCAGCTGCTCCCCTCGGTGTCCCTTGAAGcacctctccacccctccccaatTCCTGCTCCAGCTGGGTCCTACTGGAAGAAAAGCCACTGGTCCCTCCCGTCCCTCTGCCAGGTCCTCCCACTCCGGCAGAGCCAGCTGGAATCTGCCCCTCAtagccccgccctgccctgccaaGCCCCAGCAGGCCCTGCACCCACATCGCCAGGCCCCAGACAGCTCCAGGGGAGCTAGGAGAGGGTAGGGGAGGCGCCTCACACATTTCAGGAGCTTGATCTCATCCACAGCTGTCTCTGTGTAATGCCCTGCGCTCTTCACCACTTTTAGGGCCACGAAGCGCTTGCGCCTGCAATACCGACACCCTTGTAGGCTGCGGCCCTGGCCATACCCACAGGGGTACATTGTGGTGGCCATGGGGGAGGCCAGGAGCAGGATCCCAGCCAGCACTGGGCCCTGAAGGCAAAAGGGGGCACTCACTGGATGTCCCAGCACAGCCAGACAGTGGAGAAGTGGCCCCAGCCCAGCTTGCGCACCACGTGGTACCGCCCATTGAACAGGTCACCGATCTTCACGGGATAGTAGCCGCCTGCCAAAGGGAGCTGATAGATCGTGGGGGGGCCTCTTCCCGCCCCCCAGGACAGCTCAGCCCAGCTGGCCATGGGGCCCACTTAGGCATGCTCCGTCCAGGGCCCCTTCAGTGGTACATGGCCGCATGCGTCCAAGGCCAAGCCTCACCCTTGCAGTAGTCCTTGGGGTCCTCCTGTTCCTCGTCATCAGAGCCCAGGAGCCCCTGCAGCATTTGGGGTGCTGGTGTGGCCGGGGCTAGTTCGGAGCCCGAGGACTCAGGCCCGCAGGAGGCCTGCGAGCTGCGGTTGGGGTGGGCGGGCAGTGAGCGCGTGAGGCGCCAGGAGCCCCAGGTGCCCGGCCGAGCcctacctgctgctgctgctgctgccgccgctgtCTCCACCACCGCCACTCCCGCCCGCACTGGCGCTCATCCCGGCCGGCCAGCGGTGGCCTCGCAGCCCGCAGCTCCGATGCCCCAGGCGGCTGCTCAAGTGGGGCCAGCCACAGCCAGTGCATTTATAGCCTCCGGCTGCTGATCTCACCCGCCTTTATAAATAGCCTACCAGCTGCTCGGCTGTGGGCAAGGTATGTGGCACAGGGAGGGGGTGGTGCAGCGacagccccagcccggcccccagGCCGAGCTGCCTTCCTGCTCTGCAGCCACCCCAGAGGGAGATGGGGCTACTGCTTGGGGGCAAGGTGGTGGTGACTTCATCCCCAGGATCAGCCCCCACAACCCACCTACACAGGGAGGAAGTAACCATACCACAGGCCAAGCCCCTGCATTCCAGGGCTGACTGCAGGGTCCACCGTTGAAAGGACATGGTCCACATGGTGACCTGGTCCCTTACCCTGTGCCCAGGGCACTGGTGGAGCTTTTAGAATGTTCTCAGACTTCCCACTTAGCCCCTGTGGTGTCTTCCTGGAGGAGACCCCTCCCATTCCTGTTGGAGCCCCATTTCCACCCACTCATACTACTTTTCCTGTGGCTTGTCACACCTAAGACAGGTGGGAGCCAGTGCTTTCTCCAAATGTGGTATCACTGGGGACACCTGGCAGAGCAGGGGTCAGAGCATGAGCTGAGGGCACCTCACCCACCTCTGGTGAACAAGCCAGCCCATAGCCACTGTCCCCCGTGGGCCACCTGGGTCCCCATGCGGGGGCATTTGGGGCCTCCATGTGCTGGCCACTGCTGCAGCATGGTTGAGGGGTGAGCGAGGGGCCCCACCTGGAGTCTGGGGGTACCAGCATGGGGTTTCAGCAGAGACTGACAAGCACCTCTGCTCttagatcactctggctgcttcAAGAAGGGGACAGAGGGGTAAATGTGGAGCTGGGAGGCCAGCTGGGGACCACTGAGGGTCAAATGAGGCAGAGGTGGCTTGGTAGTAATAGTGGTGGTCCCAAGATGGGAGACACCCGTGCCAGGAAAGAACTGGTAGGGGTGGGACAGGCATAGATGGAGGGGGGCAGCTTTCCTGGGGAAACAGGGGAGAtatgggtggggaggaggcagagacagaggctGCCTAATGGCCTCTTTTTTCTTG from the Microcebus murinus isolate Inina unplaced genomic scaffold, M.murinus_Inina_mat1.0 scaf003_hap2_Mmur4.0, whole genome shotgun sequence genome contains:
- the IDH3G gene encoding isocitrate dehydrogenase [NAD] subunit gamma, mitochondrial isoform X1, whose translation is MALKVVMTAGGAAKAVLRPALLCRPWEVLGAYEAPWRSISSQQTIPPSAKYGGRHTVTMIPGDGIGPELMLHVKSVFRHACVPVDFEEVHVSSSADEEDIRNAIMAIRRNRVALKGNIETNHNLPPSHKSRNNILRTSLDLYANVIHCKSLPGVVTRHKDIDILIIRENTEGEYSSLEHESVAGVVESLKIITKAKSLRIAEYAFKLAQESGRKKVTAVHKANIMKLGDGLFLQCCREVAARYPQITFENMIVDNTTMQLVSRPQQFDVMVMPNLYGNIVNNVCAGLVGGPGLVAGANYGHVYAVFETATRNTGKSIANKNIANPTATLLASCMMLDHLKLHSYATSIRKAVLASMDNENMHTPDIGGQGTTSEAIQDILRHIRIINGRAVEA
- the IDH3G gene encoding isocitrate dehydrogenase [NAD] subunit gamma, mitochondrial isoform X2, with translation MALKVVMTAGGAAKAVLRPALLCRPWEVLGAYEAPWRSISSPPSAKYGGRHTVTMIPGDGIGPELMLHVKSVFRHACVPVDFEEVHVSSSADEEDIRNAIMAIRRNRVALKGNIETNHNLPPSHKSRNNILRTSLDLYANVIHCKSLPGVVTRHKDIDILIIRENTEGEYSSLEHESVAGVVESLKIITKAKSLRIAEYAFKLAQESGRKKVTAVHKANIMKLGDGLFLQCCREVAARYPQITFENMIVDNTTMQLVSRPQQFDVMVMPNLYGNIVNNVCAGLVGGPGLVAGANYGHVYAVFETATRNTGKSIANKNIANPTATLLASCMMLDHLKLHSYATSIRKAVLASMDNENMHTPDIGGQGTTSEAIQDILRHIRIINGRAVEA
- the SRPK3 gene encoding SRSF protein kinase 3 isoform X2; translated protein: MLQGLLGSDDEEQEDPKDYCKGGYYPVKIGDLFNGRYHVVRKLGWGHFSTVWLCWDIQRKRFVALKVVKSAGHYTETAVDEIKLLKCVRDSDPSDPKRETIVQLIDDFRISGVNGVHVCMVLEVLGHQLLKWIIKSNYQGLPVPCVKSIVRQVLHGLDYLHTKCKIIHTDIKPENILLCVGDAYIRRLAAEAAEWQQSGAPPPSRSIVSTAPQEVLTGKLSKNKRKKMRRKQKLQKRLLEERLRDLHRQAMEVAAQAEDSSSRLEGGSSSTSSSGCHPGGAGAGPSPASSPPTPGGDRSLSPCSQSSGFSGSLFSLASGSILSSGSSTQHEIGGLLSPSTRFGASNLLVNPLEPQNADKIKIKIADLGNACWVHKHFTEDIQTRQYRAVEVLIGAEYGPPADIWSTACMAFELATGDYLFEPHSGEDYSRDEDHIAHIVELLGDIPPAFALSGRYSREFFNRRGELRHIHNLKHWGLYEVLMEKYEWPLEQAMQFSAFLLPMMEYIPEKRASAADCLQHPWLNP
- the SRPK3 gene encoding SRSF protein kinase 3 isoform X3, with the protein product MSASAGGSGGGGDSGGSSSSSSSQASCGPESSGSELAPATPAPQMLQGLLGSDDEEQEDPKDYCKGGYYPVKIGDLFNGRYHVVRKLGWGHFSTVWLCWDIQRKRFVALKVVKSAGHYTETAVDEIKLLKCVRDSDPSDPKRETIVQLIDDFRISGVNGVHVCMVLEVLGHQLLKWIIKSNYQGLPVPCVKSIVRQVLHGLDYLHTKCKIIHTDIKPENILLCVGDAYIRRLAAEAAEWQQSGAPPPSRSIVSTAPQEVLTGKLSKNKRKKMRRKQKLQKRLLEERLRDLHRQAMEVAAQAEDSSSRLEGGSSSTSSSGCHPGGAGAGPSPASSPPTPGGDRSLSPCSQSSGFSGSLFSLASGSILSSGSSTQHEIGGLLSPSTRFGASNLLVNPLEPQNADKIKIKIADLGNACWVHKHFTEDIQTRQYRAVEVLIGAEYGPPADIWSTACMAFELATGDYLFEPHSGEDYSRDEDHIAHIVELLGDIPPAFALSGRYSREFFNRRGELRHIHNLKHWGLYEVLMEKYEWPLEQAMQFSAFLLPMMEYIPEKRASAADCLQHPWLNP
- the SRPK3 gene encoding SRSF protein kinase 3 isoform X1, encoding MASWAELSWGAGRGPPTIYQLPLAGGYYPVKIGDLFNGRYHVVRKLGWGHFSTVWLCWDIQRKRFVALKVVKSAGHYTETAVDEIKLLKCVRDSDPSDPKRETIVQLIDDFRISGVNGVHVCMVLEVLGHQLLKWIIKSNYQGLPVPCVKSIVRQVLHGLDYLHTKCKIIHTDIKPENILLCVGDAYIRRLAAEAAEWQQSGAPPPSRSIVSTAPQEVLTGKLSKNKRKKMRRKQKLQKRLLEERLRDLHRQAMEVAAQAEDSSSRLEGGSSSTSSSGCHPGGAGAGPSPASSPPTPGGDRSLSPCSQSSGFSGSLFSLASGSILSSGSSTQHEIGGLLSPSTRFGASNLLVNPLEPQNADKIKIKIADLGNACWVHKHFTEDIQTRQYRAVEVLIGAEYGPPADIWSTACMAFELATGDYLFEPHSGEDYSRDEDHIAHIVELLGDIPPAFALSGRYSREFFNRRGELRHIHNLKHWGLYEVLMEKYEWPLEQAMQFSAFLLPMMEYIPEKRASAADCLQHPWLNP